The Tamandua tetradactyla isolate mTamTet1 chromosome 6, mTamTet1.pri, whole genome shotgun sequence genome contains the following window.
ccatttttataggtatgagatggtatctcattgtagtcttgatctgcatctcccttatagccaatgaaaatgagcatctcttcatgtatttttgagccatctgtatttgctcttcaggaaaatgcttattcatatctctagcccattttataattgggttgtttgttcttttgttgttgagttatatgatttctctgtatatacaagaaatcaatcctttgtccaatatgtgatttccaaatatttgctccCATTGAATttgttgcctcttcacctttttgactaaGTCGTtcaaggtgcagaagcatttgattttgaggagtttccatttatcattttttccttttgttgcttgtgctttgggtgtgaagtttaggaagctaccttctactactaagtcttgaagatgtttccttacactttcttctagaagttttatggtgttagttcttatattcacatgtttgatccactttgagttaagcTTTGTGTAGGGGGTAAGAtaggagtcttctttcattcttttggtattgatatccagttcttccgtgcccaattattgaaaagactattttctcccagttcagaggatttgggggccttgtcaaaaatcagctgaccatagatttggtggtctatttctgcactctcaattcaattccattcgtcaatgcttctgtctttgtatcagtatcatgctgttttgacctgtggctttataatacattttaaagttagGGAGCATTAATCTTCCCACTACGTTCTTggtttttaggatgcttttagctattcagggtctctttcccttccagatgaatttggtaactagcttttccaaatctgcaaagtaggttgttggaattttgattggaactaTGCTGAAACTGTTGATCAATTtcgggagaattgacatcttaactatattaaacCTTCCTATTCaagagcagggaatgtcttttcacctatttagatctcctttgatttcttttaccaacattatgtagttttctgtttacaagccctttacatccccagtcaagttcattcctaagtacttgattcttttagttgctattttgaatgattttttttccttaactggctcCTCAGCTAGgtaattgcttgtgtatagaaatgttaccaatttttgcacattaattttatatcctgccaccttgctgaatttattagatcaagtaactttgctgtttatttctcagaatcttccaagtataatatcatatcatcttcaaataatgagacttttagttcttccttttcaatttgggatgccttttatttgtgcagcctgattgctctagttagaacttctagcacaatgttgaataatagtggtgacagtgggcacccttgccttgtatctgatcttaggggaaaagctttcagtctctttccattgagtacaaAGCTGGCTGTCGTTTTTTCATTATTCCCATTAtcgtattgaggtagttacctttgatccctatcttttggagtgtttttatcagaaaagggtgctgtattttattgaatgctttctcaacatcaattgagatgatcgtgtgattttttttccctttcaatttgttaatgtactacATTACATTacatgattttcttgtgttgaaccatccttgcattcctggtataaaccccacttattcatggtgtatgattcttttaatgtactgttaaatttgatttgctaatattttgttgagattttttgtgtctatgttcattagggagattggcctgtagttttcctttcttaaagcatctttacctggttttgggattaaaatgatattaccttcataaaatcagttagtgagagttcctttttcctcagtttttggaaaagtttgagcaggatcggtgttagttctttctggaatgtttgataaaatacccctgtgaagtcatctgaccCTGGGGTTTTCTTTCTAGGAGGagatttgatgactgattgaatctctttacttgtgattggtttgctgagatcttctgtttcttcctgagacagtgtagcttgtttttgtgtctccagaaatttttccatttcatctaagctgtctggtttcttggcgtatagttgttcataggatcctcttaggatttcttttttttttcttcaaggtcTCTGGTAACAAACCgtttctcacttctgattttctttatttgcatcttctctctttttttctttgtcagtcttgctagtggcccatcaattttattgattttctcaaagaaccaacttttggttttattgactctttctactattcttttgttctcccagtcacttatctctgctttaatctttattatttcccttcttctatttgttttggggttattttgttgttctttctcaagttcctccaggtgtgcatctaagccctcaattttggctttttcttgctttttaatataggcatttagggcaacataaattttcctctcagcacagcctttgctgcaacccctaagttctgataagttgaattctcattttcattcatctccagatagctgttgatttctctagcaatttcttctttgacccactggttgtttaagagtgtgctatttaatctccatatattggtgaatgttctcattctttggtggttattgagaaccagcttcatcccattgtgatcagagaaagtgttttgaataatttcaatgtttataaatttataaaaacctgttttgggTGCCGCATATGATCTGCcctgcagaatgttccatgagcactagagaagaatgtacatccttgtGCTCTGGGgtgcaataacctatatatgcctgttagtcaaattcatttatcaagttatttaacgtCTCTATATCGTTATTGATCTTCGgtctggttgttctttctatGGATGAcggatgtattgaagtctcctattgttgagacatctatcacttccttcagttttgccaatgtctgtctcatgtattttggagctgcttgattgagagcataaacatttatgattgttataccttcttggtgaatttacgccttaattagtatatagttcttctttgtctcttatgatgtctttacatttaaagtctattttgtctgatattagtatagctactcctttcttttggtcacaacttgtgtgggaaatctttttccattctttcactttcaatctttttgcatccttgtgtctaagatgagtctcttgtaagcatcatatatctggattatgttttttaattcattctgccaatctgtatagttaattggtaaatttagtctgttaacattcaaagttattactgaaaaggcatttcttgattccatcatcttatctttctaattttatttgttagatccatatattctttccctccttctctttctattctttaaattacccttaggggttctcttcaattctgtgcctttttccagacctccttctcctgtcctttttttattttctgcctacaGTACTCTTTTTACTATtacttgtagggccagtctcttgttgacaaattctttcaggagttgtttgtctgtgaaaactttaatctctcccttaattttgaacgacaatttggctggttacagaattcttgtctgtaagtatttctcttttaggatcttgaatatatcgtaccactgccttctcatatTATATTATAGATGAAGGATAGGTTATTCACTGATCAAGCTAGAAACAAACTATCCCCATGGGACTGATAAAACTGTATTCTAAACACATATAATGTACAAAGGTCAATTCTAGGGGGATTAATGaactaaagataaaaacaaaaccttaaaACTCATATAGGTAATATACATGAACACTTTTGAACTTGAGGTGGGGATATATCTCCTGATCAGGACCAAAAtcttgtaaaaagagaaaaatcagggaAAATGCAGGGTTTACCTCATGTGTTTCCTAATGATCATTTAAGGATCTTAGCTCAGAGTTGCTTGTTGTTCTGCAAATAAATTTTTTACACATTCCACAGCTTTTCTCATTGTTTAGAGCAGGAGGGAAAATCGTAAACTAGCGTCCACATTACAGGTGGAATCAGCACCCTAGATAACACATCTATCACCAGGGCCCACCATGTTTCCAGTAAGGCGAGGAGCTATGCGGTAAGACCGCCTTCCAGCTAACTGCAAGGGTACGACAGACTAAAGAATGACTCGGAGAAACCCAGGTTGACAGGGAAGGAAGAGCATTTATTAGGGGCTTGCACAGAATCCTAGTTCTCGGGAGTGGGGAAAGAGATAGCAAATCCTGGCTATGATGGTCCGCAATGACCAGAGGACAGAGAGATGTTTTGTAAGGTATGAACAAAGTAGGGTAGGTTCAAGGGAGTGTCACCGAGAGGGTGGTATGAATTCATATTAATGATTAGAGCTGGCCTATCAGACTGTTACAAAATATTACGTTTTCCTCAAAGTAAGAGttaatgttttcaaagaaatgatgaatatgcaactatgtgatgatagtaagaattactgattatatatgtagaatgggataaTATATTAATGGTTTGttggttgttaattttttaattaataaaaaaaagagttaatgtTTTAAGGTCAGGGCAGCATCCATGCTTCAGAGACGGTGGGAAGGGGAGAGCTGGGGAAAGATGCAGAATTTCGCATATGATACACAGCAGTCATCACCCTCTCTTCAGAGGTGCTTCCCAATGTGTCCCCGAGGGAAGCAGATGCAGATGGACACTTGTGACCTCCAATAGGTGTAACAGTGCTTACTGACTGCATTTCTCATTTCTGGAAAATAGTCTTGTTTTTAAGCATCAATGAGGAAAACAAACACATCAATTACCCGGGAAAAATTCTTCACACTTCAGGAATAATTTCCTCCTTGGGCCATTTCCCCATGGAACATGGAAAACAACGTAAACAACAGGGAAAAGTTCTGCTCATTGGTCCCAACATTGGGGTCCCACTGTATAAAAGctccagaagagaaggaggtgTCAGAATCTGGGAAAATCACCTTGAACAGGAACTTGCCCTCCACACCTGACACCATGTGCCACTCGTGCTGCTCCCCTTGCTGCCAGCCCACCTGCTGCAGAACCACCTGCTGCAGGACCACCTGCTGTCAGCCCACCTGCTATgggtccagctgctgccagccttgCTGTTGCAGCACACCCTGCTGCCAGCCCACTTGCTGTGGGTCCAACTCTTGTGGCTCCTGCTGCCAGCCTTGCTGCCGTCCAACCTGCTGTCAGACCACCTGCTGCAGGACCACCTGCTGTCAGCCCACCTGTGGGAccagctgctgccagccttgCTGTTGCAGCACACCCTGCTGCCAGCCCACTTGCTGTGGGTCCAACTCTTGTGGCTCCTGCTGCCAGCCTTGCTGCCGTCCAACCTGCTGTCAGACCACCTGCTGTAGGACCACCTGCTGCCGCCCCAGCTGCTGTGCTTCCAGCTCTTGTGGCCAAAGCGGCTGTgggtccagctgctgccagccttgCTGCTGCCCAACCTGCTGTgggtccagctgctgccagccttgCTGCCGCCCAGTCTGTTGTCAGACCACCTGCTGTAGGACCACCTGCTGCCGCCCCACCTGCTGCTGCAGCCCTTGCTGTGTTTCCAGCTGTTGCCGACCCTCCTGTTGCTGAAGCCCTCACCCATCCCCACCACTCACCGTAGACCATCTTTCCTCAGCCATTTGGCCAAAGTTCCTACTCCTGCAATAAATGTGCTCCCCATGCTTTGCTGACAAACAATAAACTGACGCCCAATGTTGCAGACTCTTCTTCCTTCAAGTTCGTGAGTCAGCTGGGGAATGAGTCTACTTCACCTTGATCTTATATCCGTCATTTCCTCCTGATCGCTGCACCCGATGTTGGTCAGGGTCATCCCAATTTGTCATGGATTCATGGTTTCACCTTGGGAAAGTGATCATCAGTTGTTGTCTTTGATCAGTAATAAAAAGCCTTAATCTCATGTTTCTTTAGTTAACTCTGTACAATGATCACTATTGATTAACATTTTTATAAGTGCAatatttcccatcttttttcacttttaatgatAACTCAATTATCTTCCTAGCTGTTGTTTtccaataaaacatatttttttcatccaaTTGTATTTTGTGCTGTGTTTTTTCATATATCGTTTCCTATTTTTAGGCTTCACTTTTGAATTGCATTAAATATCTATCATCTCATTCGGGCCCCAAAATGTTCTTCACGTAGGATGGAGCAAAGATTAGCATTTCCATTTTGGCGATGAGGAATTGAATTTCCACATATCTAGTAAGTGATAGATGCAGATCCAATGGCACCATCCTCTGAGTCCTAGCTTAGCCCACTTTTATTTGCACTTTTCTACAAGTAGAAATAACCCTGGAAACCAGGCACAGGAAATAGGATCATTTTGAGTTTCTTCTCTAACAATGGAAACAATTCTACTCTTCACCTGTGGAATCCTTCTCTATCTACAAATCGGTCACAAATCTCCTTCCCACCTCTTCGACCAACGTGGACTACCCCTAGGAGTCCAGTCAACCAAGGGAGGCCTTACATTTTCTCAGGGTTCTGGTCAACCACTGGTGCACTCTGTCACCAACAGCACAGTGAGCCTCAGCCTCACCTAAGGGAATGTGTTCCTTGACATCATGGAAATGGTATTCTAGTATCATCTAATCATCTCAGCCAAAATTGGTATTAGGTATTACCCCTGCAAAGCAAACAATCTTGGGCCACATTTACTCAGCTCacaaattttgaataaatttagTCTCCTGACCTaaacattttgaaggaaaatacGTTTGTACTGAGTCTTGACAATTGACATAGTTATGAAATAGACACATATCCTTTTGGTCTAACCATAATCTCGGCAAAATAAGAGGTTGTATCCTGTGCTTTATATGGAAAACATAAAGCCGCTAAAGTAAGTTAAAATCAGAGtgtatagaaagagagagaaggggtagggagatgataAGGAGGGGAAAGCATGCAATACCAAAAGTCAAGATGGGCCTCAGGTCTGTTTCCAAATGGCATGTACCTCGATGTTCTCAcgaaaagctgaaaaaacaaa
Protein-coding sequences here:
- the LOC143687446 gene encoding uncharacterized protein LOC143687446, whose protein sequence is MCHSCCSPCCQPTCCRTTCCRTTCCQPTCYGSSCCQPCCCSTPCCQPTCCGSNSCGSCCQPCCRPTCCQTTCCRTTCCQPTCGTSCCQPCCCSTPCCQPTCCGSNSCGSCCQPCCRPTCCQTTCCRTTCCRPSCCASSSCGQSGCGSSCCQPCCCPTCCGSSCCQPCCRPVCCQTTCCRTTCCRPTCCCSPCCVSSCCRPSCC